From the Clostridium putrefaciens genome, one window contains:
- a CDS encoding ABC transporter ATP-binding protein yields MENLLEIRDLKTSFFTHVGEVKAVGGISFSLKKGQAVGIVGESGSGKSVSMMSLMRLLSDNGKIINGEIIFDNKDLIKLREKDMEKIRGNDIGMIFQDPMTSLNPVYTIGKQVIEPLMKHKSVTKSEAYNIALKMLSIVGIPSPEKRMTQYPHEFSGGMRQRVMIAMAMVCDPKLLIADEPTTALDVTIQAQILELMKDLKEKINTSIILITHDLGVVADVCDDINVMYGGLIIEKGSKEDIFYHPKHPYTWGLLRSIPNPKAQLKERLKPIDGQPPDLLKPPLGCPFAPRCEYAMKICLAKRPPFFNISHYHTSACWLNHPNAIKVMAPIGGEAIKNV; encoded by the coding sequence ATGGAAAACTTATTAGAAATAAGAGACTTGAAAACTAGCTTTTTCACCCACGTGGGCGAGGTTAAAGCTGTAGGAGGCATATCTTTTAGTTTGAAAAAGGGTCAGGCAGTAGGTATAGTAGGGGAATCTGGTAGTGGAAAAAGTGTAAGTATGATGTCCTTAATGAGACTTTTATCTGATAATGGAAAGATTATAAATGGTGAAATAATATTTGATAATAAAGATTTGATAAAACTAAGAGAAAAGGATATGGAAAAGATAAGAGGAAATGATATAGGTATGATATTTCAAGATCCAATGACTTCCTTAAACCCTGTTTATACCATAGGAAAACAGGTAATTGAACCTTTGATGAAGCATAAATCAGTAACTAAAAGTGAAGCTTACAATATTGCATTAAAGATGTTATCAATTGTTGGAATACCAAGTCCTGAAAAAAGAATGACTCAGTATCCTCACGAGTTTTCAGGTGGAATGAGACAAAGAGTTATGATAGCTATGGCTATGGTGTGTGATCCAAAGTTACTGATTGCAGACGAACCTACAACAGCTCTTGATGTAACTATACAAGCTCAAATACTTGAACTTATGAAAGATCTTAAAGAAAAGATTAATACATCAATTATATTAATAACTCATGACCTTGGAGTAGTTGCTGATGTGTGTGATGATATAAATGTAATGTATGGAGGGCTTATCATTGAAAAGGGCAGTAAAGAGGATATCTTTTATCATCCAAAACATCCGTATACTTGGGGATTGCTTAGAAGTATTCCAAATCCTAAAGCACAGTTAAAAGAAAGGTTAAAGCCTATTGATGGCCAACCACCGGATTTATTGAAACCTCCTTTAGGGTGTCCTTTTGCTCCACGATGCGAATATGCCATGAAAATATGTTTAGCTAAAAGGCCACCATTTTTTAATATTAGCCACTATCATACTTCGGCTTGTTGGTTAAATCATCCAAACGCTATTAAAGTAATGGCACCAATTGGTGGGGAGGCGATTAAAAATGTCTGA
- a CDS encoding ABC transporter permease, with the protein MIKYILKRLFASIITIWIVITLTFFLMRLMPGGPFDGEKKVPPQIKANLEAKFGMDKPLGTQYVIYMKNLLKGDLGPSMKYEGRTVRWVIGYSFPTSAKLGIVVVIVALGLGVYMGVISALNQGKWPDYLCMILATLGVTVPSFVMATLLILVFSVKLGILPVIGFGSAKNYIMPVIALGGYSIAFIARLTRSRLIEVVQQDYVRTAKAKGLSRNTVIYKHALRNSLIPIVTYLGPLVAGILTGSFVVERIFGIPGLGGEFVNSINNRDYTTLLGVTVFYSVLLVVCNFIVDILYVIIDPRIKLDNLKAE; encoded by the coding sequence TTGATAAAGTATATTTTAAAAAGGTTATTTGCAAGTATTATAACCATTTGGATTGTTATTACATTAACTTTCTTTTTAATGAGATTAATGCCAGGAGGACCCTTTGATGGAGAAAAAAAGGTGCCGCCGCAAATTAAAGCCAACTTAGAAGCAAAGTTTGGCATGGATAAGCCTCTTGGGACACAGTATGTAATATATATGAAAAATCTTTTAAAAGGAGATCTTGGTCCATCTATGAAATATGAAGGTAGAACCGTCAGATGGGTTATTGGTTATTCATTTCCAACCTCAGCTAAACTAGGTATTGTTGTAGTTATAGTAGCTTTGGGTTTAGGGGTTTATATGGGGGTAATATCGGCTTTAAATCAAGGTAAGTGGCCAGATTATCTTTGTATGATTTTAGCTACTTTAGGTGTTACTGTACCAAGCTTTGTAATGGCAACATTGCTCATACTTGTGTTTTCAGTTAAATTAGGTATATTACCAGTAATAGGGTTTGGAAGTGCTAAAAATTATATAATGCCCGTAATAGCACTAGGTGGATACTCTATAGCATTTATAGCAAGGCTTACAAGATCTAGACTAATAGAGGTAGTTCAGCAAGATTATGTGAGAACAGCTAAAGCTAAAGGATTAAGTAGAAACACTGTTATATATAAGCATGCTTTAAGAAATTCATTAATACCTATTGTTACTTATTTAGGACCATTAGTTGCTGGAATACTTACAGGAAGTTTTGTAGTTGAAAGGATATTTGGTATACCGGGACTTGGTGGAGAATTCGTAAATTCCATTAATAATAGGGATTATACCACTCTTTTAGGAGTTACAGTTTTTTATAGTGTTTTATTAGTTGTATGTAATTTTATTGTTGATATTTTATATGTAATTATAGATCCAAGGATTAAGCTTGATAATTTAAAGGCTGAATAG
- the dapD gene encoding 2,3,4,5-tetrahydropyridine-2,6-dicarboxylate N-acetyltransferase encodes MNYDLTDPYEIARYIKESKKSTPVKAYVNGILGIFPETIEWYGSEGIYILFGESDEISNFILNNKETIKHFRMENDRRNSAIPLINLLEVDARIEPGAVIRDKVSIGKNSVIMMGAIINIGAEIGEGSMVDMNAVVGARGKLGKRVHLGAGAIVAGVLEPPSKTPCEIGDNVLIGANAVILEGVKIGKGSVVAAGSVVVEDVPENVVVAGTPAKIIKVVDDKTKDKTKILDDLRK; translated from the coding sequence ATGAACTATGATTTAACTGACCCTTATGAAATTGCAAGATACATAAAGGAATCCAAAAAATCCACACCAGTAAAGGCTTATGTAAATGGTATTCTTGGCATATTTCCTGAAACTATAGAATGGTATGGCTCCGAGGGAATTTATATACTTTTTGGTGAAAGTGATGAGATTTCCAATTTCATATTAAACAATAAAGAAACAATTAAACACTTTAGAATGGAAAATGACCGAAGAAACTCTGCAATTCCTCTTATAAACCTTTTAGAAGTTGATGCAAGGATAGAACCAGGTGCAGTTATAAGAGATAAAGTTTCTATAGGCAAAAATTCAGTTATAATGATGGGCGCAATTATTAACATAGGCGCAGAAATAGGTGAAGGTTCTATGGTAGATATGAACGCTGTAGTAGGAGCCCGTGGAAAGCTTGGTAAAAGGGTCCATCTTGGAGCTGGAGCTATAGTGGCAGGTGTCCTAGAGCCACCAAGTAAAACCCCTTGTGAAATTGGCGATAATGTATTAATAGGTGCAAATGCTGTTATTTTAGAGGGCGTTAAAATAGGTAAAGGATCTGTAGTTGCAGCCGGTTCAGTTGTAGTTGAAGATGTTCCTGAAAATGTAGTTGTTGCAGGAACCCCTGCTAAAATTATAAAGGTTGTTGATGACAAAACTAAAGATAAGACTAAGATTTTAGATGATCTTCGTAAATAA
- a CDS encoding pyridoxal phosphate-dependent aminotransferase, with the protein MNENLKNVEVSGIRKFFDKVTKVEGAISLTLGQPDFTVPIPIKEGIIKALNENKTTYTPNNGIPELREKISEYLSIVNIHYNKEEICVTAGGSEGLFCIFTAILNKGDKILIPSIAYPSYEAISKILGAEVIYYNLKEDLSIDIEDIKEKIKRHKIKAMVLSFPSNPTGTVLSKKDLKELHDILKQSSTIIISDEIYSSINFEDNYYSISQYEDILDRVILISGFSKMFSMTGLRIGYVCAKEKYIKEITKVHQYNASSAPSIVQWGVYEGFEEGMEYTKIMRDEFKERSEYVYNRLISMGIETNLPKGAFYIFPSIKKYGLSSEDFCLRLLEEAKVALVPGSAFGPLGEGYARVSFSYSMETLKRSLDLIEVWLKDNF; encoded by the coding sequence ATGAATGAAAACCTTAAAAATGTTGAAGTTTCAGGTATAAGGAAGTTTTTTGATAAGGTAACGAAAGTTGAAGGGGCAATATCTTTAACATTAGGTCAACCTGACTTCACTGTACCAATACCTATAAAAGAAGGTATAATAAAAGCTTTAAATGAGAATAAAACTACGTACACACCTAATAATGGAATTCCAGAACTTAGAGAAAAGATAAGTGAGTACTTATCTATAGTGAATATTCATTATAATAAAGAGGAAATTTGTGTAACAGCTGGAGGAAGCGAAGGGTTGTTTTGTATTTTTACAGCTATACTAAATAAGGGTGATAAAATACTTATACCATCTATAGCTTACCCTTCCTATGAAGCTATATCAAAGATATTAGGTGCGGAAGTTATCTATTACAATTTAAAAGAAGATTTATCTATAGATATAGAAGATATTAAAGAAAAAATAAAAAGGCATAAAATAAAGGCTATGGTTTTATCTTTTCCATCTAATCCAACGGGTACAGTTTTAAGTAAGAAAGATTTAAAAGAATTACATGATATATTAAAGCAAAGTTCCACTATAATAATTTCTGATGAAATATATAGTTCTATAAATTTTGAAGACAATTATTATTCTATATCTCAATATGAAGATATCTTGGATAGAGTTATTTTAATAAGTGGATTTTCTAAAATGTTTTCTATGACAGGCCTTAGAATAGGCTATGTATGCGCAAAAGAAAAATATATTAAAGAAATTACTAAGGTTCATCAATATAATGCATCTTCGGCACCCTCCATTGTACAATGGGGTGTATATGAGGGGTTTGAAGAGGGTATGGAGTATACAAAGATTATGAGAGATGAATTTAAAGAAAGATCTGAATATGTATATAATAGATTAATATCTATGGGGATTGAAACTAATCTACCAAAAGGAGCTTTTTATATATTTCCTTCAATAAAGAAATATGGATTAAGTAGTGAAGATTTTTGCTTAAGATTACTTGAAGAGGCAAAGGTGGCCTTGGTTCCAGGATCAGCATTTGGACCACTTGGAGAAGGCTATGCAAGAGTTTCGTTTTCCTATAGCATGGAGACCTTAAAAAGGTCTTTAGATTTAATAGAGGTATGGCTAAAAGATAATTTTTAA
- a CDS encoding peptide ABC transporter substrate-binding protein produces MLKRNTKIIGLLLAFTVGSTIFAGCSKKEEGGVNKKTDQVIVYNLGADPKTLDPALNAAVDGATVLSNAFEGLTKLDNKDAPIAGVAERWDISSDELEYTFHLRKDAKWSDGQQVKASDFEYAWKRALDPNTAAEYAYQLYYLKNAESYNSKEAKDGKAKATVDEIGVKAIDDSTLKVTLEYPTKYFLSLTAFPTYFPVRKDIVDKNPTAWSNEVSSYISNGPFKMSEWKPKDTITFVKNENYWNESKIKLEKIEYKMIDEATAALSAFKTGQFDIIESPPAQELPNLLKDGTAKIYPSLGTYFYCLNLSDKAEGVDKEAAKALKDPKVRKALTLAINRKDIVENVTKGEQIPAVSFVPKGIKESGDKDFQNKEYYKPEGNIEEAKKLLAEAGYPEGKGFPTIPLSYNTNQGHQNIAQAVQDMWRKNLGIEVELKNEEWKVFQESRNNKDYIIARHGWIGDYSDPMTFLDMWSSTSGNNDAAYDNKDYDKALNNAKNELDPAKRMAFLHEAEDLLMNDMPIVPIYYYTNIICQKDYVKGVVKSPLGFVFFENAYVEK; encoded by the coding sequence ATGTTAAAAAGGAATACTAAGATAATAGGTTTATTACTGGCTTTTACTGTAGGTTCAACCATATTTGCGGGCTGTTCTAAAAAAGAAGAAGGTGGCGTTAATAAGAAAACTGACCAGGTGATAGTTTATAACCTAGGTGCAGATCCTAAAACATTAGATCCAGCTTTGAATGCTGCAGTAGATGGTGCTACTGTACTATCAAATGCCTTTGAAGGGTTAACTAAACTAGATAATAAAGATGCTCCAATAGCTGGGGTAGCTGAAAGGTGGGATATTTCTAGTGATGAGCTAGAATATACATTCCATCTTAGAAAAGATGCAAAGTGGTCTGATGGACAGCAAGTAAAAGCTTCTGATTTCGAATATGCATGGAAGAGAGCGTTGGATCCTAATACAGCAGCAGAATATGCTTATCAGTTATATTACCTAAAAAATGCTGAATCTTATAATAGTAAAGAAGCTAAAGATGGCAAGGCAAAGGCTACTGTAGATGAAATAGGGGTAAAAGCTATAGATGATAGCACCCTTAAAGTTACACTTGAATATCCAACAAAATACTTTTTATCACTAACAGCTTTTCCTACTTATTTCCCAGTTAGAAAAGATATAGTAGATAAAAATCCAACAGCTTGGTCTAACGAAGTAAGTAGTTATATTTCTAATGGACCATTCAAAATGTCGGAGTGGAAGCCTAAAGATACTATAACCTTTGTAAAGAACGAAAATTATTGGAATGAGAGTAAGATTAAATTAGAAAAAATAGAGTATAAGATGATTGATGAAGCTACAGCGGCATTGTCAGCATTTAAGACAGGCCAATTTGATATAATAGAATCACCGCCAGCTCAAGAACTACCTAATCTTTTGAAAGATGGGACAGCTAAGATATATCCTAGCCTTGGAACTTATTTTTATTGTTTAAACTTATCTGATAAAGCTGAAGGAGTGGATAAAGAAGCTGCTAAAGCCTTAAAAGATCCTAAAGTTAGAAAAGCTTTAACATTAGCTATAAATAGAAAAGACATAGTTGAAAATGTAACTAAAGGTGAGCAAATACCTGCAGTTAGTTTTGTACCTAAGGGTATAAAAGAAAGCGGAGATAAAGACTTCCAAAACAAAGAATATTACAAACCAGAAGGAAATATAGAAGAAGCTAAAAAGTTATTAGCTGAAGCTGGATATCCAGAAGGGAAGGGATTCCCTACAATACCCTTATCTTACAATACTAATCAAGGACACCAAAATATAGCTCAAGCAGTCCAAGATATGTGGAGAAAAAATTTAGGTATAGAAGTAGAGTTAAAGAATGAAGAGTGGAAAGTCTTCCAAGAATCTAGAAATAATAAAGATTATATAATTGCAAGACATGGCTGGATAGGAGATTACTCAGATCCTATGACATTTTTAGATATGTGGTCATCAACTTCTGGAAATAATGATGCGGCTTATGATAATAAAGATTATGATAAAGCATTAAATAACGCGAAAAATGAATTGGATCCAGCTAAAAGAATGGCATTTTTACATGAAGCAGAAGATCTATTGATGAATGATATGCCAATAGTCCCTATCTACTATTATACAAACATCATATGTCAAAAAGATTATGTTAAGGGTGTAGTGAAATCACCTTTAGGTTTTGTATTCTTTGAAAATGCTTATGTAGAAAAATAA
- the dapA gene encoding 4-hydroxy-tetrahydrodipicolinate synthase gives MALFKGSGVAIVTPFNEKGVDFDKLKELLEWHVDSNTDAIIICGTTGEASTMSTLEKKEVIKFTVDTINKRIPVIAGTGTNDTKVSIEMSKWAESIGVDGLLVITPYYNKTSNKGLIAHFTAISNEVNTPIILYNVPGRTGMNITPNTLLELTKLKNVVAVKEASGDISQVAKYKALCKDKIDIYSGNDDQIIPILSLGGIGVISVLANIIPKDVHDMCHLYLDGKVDEALDVQLKSLDLTNSLFIETNPIPVKTALNLMGMNVGHLRLPLCSMEDDNLKTLENEMHKYGLLK, from the coding sequence ATGGCGTTATTCAAAGGGTCTGGAGTAGCTATTGTTACACCATTTAATGAAAAAGGCGTAGATTTTGATAAATTAAAGGAATTACTAGAATGGCATGTAGATTCTAATACAGATGCCATAATTATTTGTGGCACTACTGGCGAGGCTTCAACTATGTCTACCTTAGAAAAAAAAGAAGTTATAAAGTTTACAGTAGATACTATAAATAAAAGAATTCCTGTTATTGCAGGGACAGGTACTAACGATACAAAAGTCTCTATAGAAATGAGCAAATGGGCTGAATCTATTGGTGTAGATGGTCTTTTAGTTATAACCCCTTATTACAATAAAACTAGTAACAAAGGTCTTATAGCTCATTTTACGGCTATATCTAACGAAGTGAATACACCTATAATACTTTATAATGTTCCTGGAAGGACCGGAATGAATATCACACCTAATACATTATTAGAACTTACAAAGCTTAAAAATGTAGTTGCAGTTAAAGAAGCTAGTGGGGACATTTCTCAGGTAGCTAAATATAAGGCACTTTGCAAAGACAAAATAGACATTTATTCTGGAAATGACGATCAAATAATACCTATATTATCATTAGGAGGTATAGGTGTAATATCAGTTTTAGCTAATATAATTCCAAAAGATGTACATGATATGTGTCATCTATACCTTGATGGCAAGGTAGATGAAGCGTTAGATGTTCAGCTTAAATCATTAGATTTAACTAATTCTTTATTTATAGAAACAAATCCTATTCCAGTAAAAACTGCTCTCAATTTAATGGGAATGAATGTAGGACATTTAAGATTACCTCTATGTTCTATGGAAGACGATAATTTGAAAACCCTGGAAAATGAAATGCATAAATATGGTTTGTTGAAATAA
- a CDS encoding ABC transporter ATP-binding protein, with amino-acid sequence MSEKKEVLLEVNNLTKFFHVNKGSFLGSKSYVKAVDRVSFKINRGETLGLVGESGCGKTTLGRTAVRLYDATAGEIIYKGVNLAKYSQRQMLPYRRKLQMIFQDPYASLDSRMTVGDIIGEAIDIHDLGKGKERLDKIRSLLDKVGLNSDHISRYPHEFSGGQRQRIGIARALAVEPEFIVCDEPISALDVSIQAQVVNMLEDLQKDLGLTYLFIAHDLSMVKHISNNIGVMYLGRLVEVGESNELYGHPLHPYTQALLSAIPIPDPKASAAQKRIVLKGEIPSPIDPPPGCRFKGRCKYAKPICSEEDPDLKEIQKNHFVACHLY; translated from the coding sequence ATGTCTGAGAAAAAGGAAGTCTTATTAGAAGTAAATAATCTAACTAAATTCTTCCACGTTAACAAAGGGAGTTTTTTAGGTAGTAAAAGTTATGTTAAGGCTGTAGATAGAGTAAGTTTTAAAATTAATAGGGGAGAAACCTTAGGCCTTGTAGGAGAATCAGGCTGTGGGAAAACTACGTTAGGAAGAACTGCAGTTAGACTTTATGATGCTACCGCAGGAGAAATAATATACAAAGGCGTAAATTTAGCTAAATACAGTCAAAGGCAGATGTTGCCTTACAGAAGAAAGTTACAAATGATATTTCAAGATCCGTATGCTTCTTTAGATTCAAGAATGACAGTTGGGGATATAATAGGTGAAGCCATAGATATACATGACCTTGGCAAAGGAAAAGAAAGGTTAGATAAGATCAGAAGCCTTTTAGATAAGGTTGGATTAAATAGTGATCATATAAGCAGATATCCACACGAATTTTCGGGTGGGCAAAGGCAAAGAATTGGTATTGCAAGAGCTCTTGCGGTAGAACCGGAATTTATAGTTTGTGATGAACCTATTTCAGCATTAGATGTATCTATACAAGCTCAAGTTGTAAACATGCTAGAAGATTTACAAAAGGATTTAGGCTTAACCTATCTTTTTATTGCTCACGATTTATCTATGGTTAAGCATATATCTAATAATATAGGAGTAATGTACTTAGGGAGACTTGTAGAAGTTGGAGAAAGTAATGAACTTTATGGTCATCCTCTTCATCCTTATACTCAGGCTCTTCTTTCCGCAATACCTATACCTGATCCTAAAGCATCTGCAGCACAAAAGAGGATAGTTTTAAAGGGAGAAATTCCATCGCCAATAGATCCTCCACCGGGATGTAGGTTCAAGGGTAGATGCAAATATGCAAAACCAATATGCTCTGAAGAAGACCCAGACTTAAAAGAAATCCAAAAAAACCATTTTGTTGCATGCCATCTATATTAA
- a CDS encoding ABC transporter permease, which yields MEINEKIDIEMFNKLSEEEKIKDEIVRPSVTYWQDAWRRLKANKLAIVSLGFIIVITLGAIFVPMFSKLDYFSNDFSVANQRSSSIHWFGTDQFGRDLFVRIMYGARYSLTIAYVASFLNFVIGVLYGGIAGYVGGTVDSIMMRIVDIIYSIPMMIYVILLMVIIGPGLKSIIVALAISYWLSMARIVRGEILQLKEQEFVLAARVLGANGKRILLRHLIPNSMGSIIVTLTLLIPSAIFTEAFLSFVGLGIPAPKASWGTLTSEALQGYTIYPYQLIFPSLAICFTILAFNLLGDGLRDALDPKLRK from the coding sequence ATGGAGATTAATGAAAAAATAGATATAGAGATGTTTAATAAGCTTTCTGAGGAAGAGAAGATAAAAGATGAGATAGTAAGGCCAAGTGTTACCTATTGGCAAGATGCGTGGAGAAGGCTAAAAGCAAATAAACTTGCAATAGTATCTTTAGGTTTTATTATAGTAATTACACTAGGAGCAATTTTTGTACCTATGTTTTCTAAGCTTGATTATTTCAGTAATGATTTTAGTGTGGCTAATCAAAGGTCTAGTTCAATTCATTGGTTTGGAACAGATCAATTTGGAAGAGATTTATTTGTTAGAATTATGTATGGTGCTAGATATTCTTTGACTATAGCTTATGTAGCCTCTTTTCTTAATTTTGTTATAGGGGTTTTATACGGCGGTATTGCAGGATATGTAGGGGGAACTGTAGACAGTATAATGATGAGAATTGTAGACATTATATATTCTATACCTATGATGATATATGTAATATTACTTATGGTTATTATTGGACCTGGTCTTAAAAGCATAATAGTAGCTCTTGCTATTTCATATTGGCTTTCAATGGCACGTATTGTAAGAGGGGAAATATTACAGCTTAAGGAGCAAGAATTTGTTCTTGCAGCTAGAGTTTTAGGAGCTAACGGTAAACGTATACTATTAAGACACCTAATACCTAATAGTATGGGATCTATAATTGTAACTTTAACATTGTTAATTCCTTCAGCTATATTTACGGAGGCTTTTTTAAGCTTTGTGGGACTCGGAATTCCAGCACCAAAAGCATCTTGGGGAACTTTAACTTCTGAAGCACTTCAAGGATATACCATATATCCTTATCAGTTAATATTTCCGTCACTAGCCATCTGTTTTACTATATTAGCTTTTAACCTTTTAGGAGATGGACTTAGAGATGCTTTGGATCCAAAATTAAGAAAATAA
- the dapB gene encoding 4-hydroxy-tetrahydrodipicolinate reductase — protein sequence MVKLILNGCNGKMGKVVTSCLSDFENIVLVAGIDKNDSKCSYPVFSSIEDCNVTADVILDFSRKEALKSILKYSRSKKMALVLCTTGYSNEDIDLINEYSNYIPIFRSANMSIGINVVNNILKNIAPFLYENFDIEIIEKHHNQKVDSPSGTALLLAHTIQESIKDSTELTYGREGNKKRDPNEIGMHAIRGGNIVGDHDVIFAGSGEVIEINHKAISRDVFAVGALRACEFISNKYKGLYNMDDMINL from the coding sequence ATGGTTAAATTAATACTAAATGGTTGTAATGGCAAAATGGGCAAAGTGGTTACTAGCTGCCTAAGCGACTTTGAAAATATTGTTCTCGTTGCAGGTATAGATAAAAATGATTCTAAGTGTTCTTATCCTGTATTTTCTAGTATTGAGGATTGTAATGTTACTGCCGATGTAATACTAGACTTTTCTAGGAAAGAAGCCCTAAAGTCTATTCTTAAATATTCAAGGTCAAAAAAAATGGCTTTAGTTTTATGCACTACAGGATACTCAAATGAAGATATTGATTTAATAAATGAATACAGTAACTATATTCCTATATTTAGATCTGCTAATATGAGTATAGGAATAAATGTAGTAAATAACATTCTAAAAAACATTGCTCCTTTTTTATATGAAAACTTTGATATTGAAATTATAGAAAAACACCATAATCAAAAGGTTGATTCTCCTAGTGGTACAGCCCTTTTATTAGCTCATACCATACAAGAATCAATTAAAGATTCTACCGAGCTTACTTATGGTAGAGAAGGCAATAAAAAAAGAGATCCTAATGAAATAGGTATGCACGCTATAAGAGGTGGTAATATTGTAGGAGATCACGATGTTATTTTTGCTGGTTCTGGTGAGGTAATAGAAATTAATCACAAAGCAATTTCAAGAGATGTCTTCGCTGTTGGAGCATTAAGGGCTTGCGAATTTATTTCTAATAAATATAAGGGTTTGTATAATATGGATGATATGATAAACCTTTAA
- a CDS encoding small, acid-soluble spore protein, alpha/beta type, giving the protein MGKPELKKVIKSKIKSSKELSAAEKLREELKYEIAEELGLKNKVTSLGWSSLTSEETGRIGGIMTKRKKEMKIPTNKEILESLEKDKILEKLKK; this is encoded by the coding sequence ATGGGAAAACCTGAGTTGAAAAAGGTTATAAAATCAAAAATAAAATCTAGCAAAGAACTTAGTGCTGCAGAAAAGTTAAGAGAAGAATTAAAATATGAAATAGCAGAAGAACTAGGGCTTAAAAACAAAGTTACATCATTAGGCTGGTCATCACTTACCTCTGAAGAAACTGGTAGAATAGGTGGTATAATGACTAAAAGGAAAAAAGAAATGAAAATCCCTACTAATAAAGAAATACTAGAAAGCCTTGAGAAAGATAAAATATTAGAAAAATTAAAGAAATAA
- a CDS encoding single-stranded DNA-binding protein, which produces MDNLMLNNKIYLEGKIISDLEFSHEMYGEGFYIFYLESTRLSEASDVLSITISERLMGGIKFEIGEEVALEGQLRSYNKFIDGCNRLILTVFARNIEPCLEKSKNPNEIFLDGFICKEPVYRTTPFGREIADILIAVNRPYNKSDYIPTIAWGRNSRFCQSLSVGDNIRIWGRLQSREYQKKVSENEYVKKVAYEVSTSKMEKVVKEDLPEDESNHDEEVV; this is translated from the coding sequence ATGGATAATTTGATGTTGAACAATAAGATTTATTTAGAAGGAAAGATTATTTCGGATTTAGAGTTTAGTCATGAAATGTATGGAGAAGGGTTTTATATATTTTATTTAGAGTCTACAAGATTAAGTGAAGCTAGTGATGTTTTATCTATAACTATATCAGAAAGATTAATGGGTGGCATAAAGTTTGAAATTGGTGAGGAGGTAGCTTTAGAAGGACAATTAAGGTCTTATAATAAGTTTATAGATGGATGTAATAGACTTATATTGACGGTATTTGCAAGGAATATAGAGCCTTGTCTTGAGAAAAGCAAGAATCCTAATGAAATATTTCTAGATGGGTTTATATGTAAGGAACCCGTATATAGAACTACTCCTTTTGGTCGTGAGATAGCAGATATATTAATAGCTGTTAATAGGCCCTATAATAAATCTGACTATATACCAACAATAGCTTGGGGTAGGAATTCAAGATTTTGCCAAAGCTTGAGTGTTGGGGATAACATAAGGATTTGGGGAAGACTTCAAAGTAGGGAATATCAAAAAAAAGTATCTGAAAATGAATATGTAAAGAAGGTAGCATATGAAGTATCAACATCTAAAATGGAGAAGGTCGTTAAAGAGGACTTGCCTGAAGATGAATCAAACCATGATGAAGAGGTAGTTTAA